The following are encoded in a window of Streptomyces sp. 11x1 genomic DNA:
- a CDS encoding MerR family transcriptional regulator: MAQRPTPGTLAPAPEQVAELPRHGVTTGFLARRLGVSPTTLRSWDRRYGLGPAVRAEGRQRRWSPEDVAMLQEMCRLTATGVPPAEAAHAAMERARGQVGEVPRSTVVTPAARPGDVGVPAPAAPAVRARRGHPPASALPLGDVRQECRGLARAAVRLDSAAVQEQLLAVVGAYGLVVAWEEVMAPTLRAVGRKWESSGDRYVEVEHLLSWHISTTLRHMYLSTPGPAGQAAPVLLACLPDEHHTLPMEALAAALAERHVPVLMLGGAVPAEALDAAVRRVAPAAVALWAQSRATAGLALAQHIAATRWGIRGARRQSPVLLCGPGWGRRTREELPRPSGLLDAVTMLVPLSASTRP; the protein is encoded by the coding sequence ATGGCGCAACGTCCCACGCCCGGCACCCTCGCCCCCGCGCCCGAGCAGGTCGCCGAACTGCCCCGCCACGGGGTGACGACGGGCTTCCTCGCGCGCAGGCTCGGCGTGTCACCGACGACGCTGCGTTCCTGGGACCGGCGGTACGGCCTGGGGCCCGCCGTACGGGCCGAGGGCCGCCAGCGCCGCTGGTCGCCCGAGGACGTGGCGATGCTCCAGGAGATGTGCCGGCTGACGGCCACGGGAGTGCCTCCGGCGGAGGCCGCCCATGCCGCCATGGAGCGGGCGAGGGGGCAGGTCGGCGAGGTGCCCCGCTCGACCGTCGTGACCCCGGCCGCGCGGCCCGGGGACGTCGGCGTTCCCGCACCCGCTGCCCCGGCCGTCCGGGCGCGGCGTGGTCACCCCCCGGCCTCCGCCCTGCCCCTGGGCGACGTACGCCAGGAATGCCGGGGCCTGGCCCGTGCCGCCGTCCGGCTGGACTCGGCGGCTGTCCAGGAACAACTCCTGGCCGTCGTGGGCGCCTACGGGCTCGTCGTGGCGTGGGAAGAGGTGATGGCGCCCACTCTTCGGGCGGTCGGCCGCAAGTGGGAGTCCTCCGGCGACCGGTACGTGGAGGTCGAGCACCTGCTGTCCTGGCACATCTCCACCACACTGCGGCACATGTACCTCTCGACGCCGGGACCGGCGGGGCAGGCCGCGCCCGTCCTGTTGGCCTGTCTCCCCGACGAGCACCACACGCTGCCGATGGAGGCGCTCGCCGCCGCGCTGGCGGAGCGGCACGTCCCGGTGCTGATGCTCGGCGGAGCGGTCCCGGCCGAGGCACTGGACGCGGCCGTACGACGTGTCGCCCCGGCCGCGGTCGCCCTGTGGGCCCAGTCGCGGGCCACCGCCGGCCTGGCGCTGGCCCAGCACATCGCCGCGACCCGCTGGGGGATCCGCGGCGCGCGCAGACAGAGCCCCGTCCTTCTGTGCGGCCCCGGCTGGGGCCGCCGCACTCGGGAGGAACTGCCGCGGCCGTCCGGACTGCTGGACGCGGTGACCATGCTGGTGCCGCTCTCCGCGTCGACGCGACCGTAG